The sequence tcacctacaaagcttcaacacaaaaccttgctccaaataaacaaattttgttcacaaaacccaagatgcccttgaacttgtacaaaaacacttgggtaaacataaacattttttgttttacacccacaagggcccaaaattttccttcttatttattcacttatatatgttcccaaacatattataatagatccaacaacaagccaaagtcccaagtttcataatggacaaaagtacaagcaattcatcaataatgaaggtgctacaaaaattggaatctgccccaaaatagaaatccaacccaagagactttttctctctctccctcttccgcctcctttcatctatcaaatttctgcaacctctgctcttctccaatggagctgaattttggacaccctatagttcttgagcatatgaacaactttcaagaaggaaccatttctgtttgagcgacgcaaattaaagtgttgaagctccaaacatgacagtgggattcttgcagatttcgaagctgctgtgatgtttcgaagatctggaagtatttaaccattagttcattctgaatttttgatatgttatgaaagagacgatgaggaacaacttcaatgaagaaagcatgctgatctgaacaatagaaaatggagtttcgaagctcacaacaaatctgacgggttgacagaaaaataataaccagtcactcatcatacttggatttctggagttatactgctccgagggacctcaaatttggatatgttgtagttcacaagttaaggaacaacttcgatgaagaaagtatgttgatctgagcaagataaaatggagtttttgaagctcacaacaagtctgacgcgttgatatacaaatgacgaacaatcactcatcatacctgaatttctggagttgtactgctccgatggatctccaattcggatatgttgtagttcacgagctaaggaacaactttcatgaagatggttttgcgatctgagccacagaaaatggtgttatattgaagaaaagctaaaggaagactaaaggaaagcaaaaatggtaaagcaaagcaaaagaaaagctaAAGGAAGACAAAATCATGGCACATGATAATGAGTCATACCCTACCCCTCATTGGATTCGAATACACCCATCCTCCAAAATCATGACAAAGGCCACATTATAGATATCTGTACAaacattacaaaaaaaaaaaaaaaaaaaaaaaaaaaaaaaaaaaaaaagggcctaggcctccacttctttggacctaacacatcttcataacaaaaaacagtatatgaagaaagagccctgggttaccacttcgaaaagaaacaagtgaagttttcctactcatgacattgactactagctagacacctcattcggcaactctcttcgcctgaagacttgggggactcccaccatatgctactgcaccttgatactcggcagtctcacaaccactcagtgacttggatttttcaagtctccaaccgagaagttttcctcacttgggaaattaagggaacactacctcaaactacatgcttcactcacaaagcttcaacaatacaggtttcaacaaaagcaaaaattcaaagaactttatgaagaaggctttggtgtatttaacacaatatgttgaaatgaagcaaagcttatttattaatattttcaataagccacaaatatgtacatatacatgagtcaaaataaacaaacaaaagggagccttcacaaaggttgcttaggggaagtctcagcagtcggtagagccccagaaagagaaagcaccggagggtggttatccggagcctcagtacttgacaaaaccccagaaggaggaggcattggaggttcatcatttgaagcttcattaccaggtacagccccagaggacgaaggcaataaatgcctttggaacaaacccacaaaccgctgatgatcaagtaaaaccttaccatcagattccttcatctggtcaagcttcctcttcatgtttgtagcatagtcatgggcgagccggtgcaactgcttattcccatgcttgagccctctaatctcctgtttgagactcatcacttcagcagccaatgattcaacttggcgggttctagcaaataggcgttgggccatattagacacagaacctgcacactgaacactaagagccagagagtccttaacagccaactcatcagaccgtttggaaagtagtctgttatctttgggagtgagaaggttcctggccaccactgcagcggtcatatcattcttcatcacagaatccccaacggtaagaggaccagtaggggatatgaaggatgggcgccatatgttgtctggagaaggcgtggctgtctcttctccaaggttcaagtcaaaacgacggtcggagggtccagacattttcaaatgtgttgaagagggaagaggtcagacaaatcaagattttagaagtgcaagaaatgagcttctactggtagagattcaagtgtgctgtggaacttaatgccagcctctataaaaatctgcactcgacggagcttcagaaatcgaagaggcgtttgctttctcaaaagctgggctgctcagagaccacgagggccgatctcagaaatcgaagaagcacctgctttttcagcctcgtcggcacctgtcacatgcacactcagctttgcggaaattacgggcaatctgtcgaagatttctggtgaagtagaaagcacgtgaatcttactgttcaatcaccgctctccatatgcaccatcaactcctcgggtaccacatataactttgtcaaagatctctgacaaagtttaggcacgagaatttcgaagttccagctaccctactattacccataagggtaaaggaacagcaccactgcttgacaactggaaagtccctatgtgtgtcgacctccgtgttttgcggcaagacaggttggcaagaacgtccaacctttactcacattcgagaaaagactcccaacataattactttctcaaaaaccggagtagcaccgctttccgaatctcgagagtcagatcctcgacgggattgcttgttcgaaaaccgaagaggcacaactctcagaacttcgagagctagatttccttagataaagcttgtctgtaatcttcacacgtaacatcagctttccagataccacataccactttttcaaagtgctctgacaaaattaaaacacgtgaagctggcagctcccactacattgctgtgaccaaaaagggtaaaggaatagcattactacttgttattgggaaatccctatatacattgacctccctcctcaacggacaggaaaacctgcaaaaatgctcaaccctttctcgcattcaaaaaggcaccctcaacataacctctcgaaatactcagctttatttccccccgataatacctcagcaaataagccacaccaagaacaagagtatctcatatcatcagggtcgaaagcaagagtatcccatatcatgctttctccctgtctttgtctttgtccttgtccacacctgcaggacaaggagaaagagagcagtcagtcggaacctgaaatcaaacctccaatttggaactgactgcctggagcctttgcctggttgcttacttagcattgctctcgagtactcatcctcaactgctgtcaaggtcacgaattccaccggcaaatgcctcatgacagttgatcagatattggctctttacactgaagctgccaagcgtggatgagtcactatgaaggaatgttctgaaggaccatttaaatgcaaaggttgcacaccacttctgccatgcaaaagattgaagcagaaggttcaacggtgagctgaaacagatcactacagcacgacacctttccataccacattcattattccgtcaacagcaaaagtatcccatatcatcaaggtcgaacgtactttagatttgatggacttgttttgaccctcaaatttttgagtcggccttatactctgaagggcaccagaaaaccctccagcacagttcaagaataagcctgtggaaagttacttcttcaaaagcaaaagtatctcatatcatctcttatccatttgcttctccttatcctggcagttgaatgagagacaaggagaaggagaacaatcaaccggaagccgaagtcaaacctctgatcctgggttgcttacttggaagtttgactgcttaccttgtctgtcacctctttcggcagatctcctagctcggcgacttgggggactcctactatagggtttgtatcgcacttgaccaagcccgaaactacaagtaagcttcaaagtgaaattgatacattaccttgtgcatcttcatcagctaaatacaccattcccggatggaggaaaggtacttccagagaagggcagatgaagatcagaccacacttcggtacttagaagtttcgtgattactcaagggattggatcttgcaagtccccaaccgaggagtttccctcactcgggaacttaggggagcactgtttgtaccatacttgaccaatcccgaaactaccgagcaccggccaacgctatactgtcaaggacccagaagagttcccctccgaccaggaggccaatcactactcgacacgtgtcaagattagaagccaatcagagcgcagcacgtgtcgacatcaagaaccaatcataacatgacacatgtcaatgtgacaaagctacaagtttttctataaataggggtcattcccccacaatatggcctaatgccatttgtgttaaatcattcacaagaactcactaaattgagagcttgatcctttgtacttgtgtaagcccttcactactaataagaactcctctactccgtggacgtagccaatctgggtgaaccacgtacatcctgtgtttgcttctctgtctctattcatttacgtacttatcctcactagtgaccgaagcaaccaagcgaaggtcacaaaacctgacactttctgttgtaccaaagtcttcgctgattttgtgcatcaacacacaatATATATTATACAATTAATATgggctattttttttattaattgaaacATTTTAATCCATGAATCTACTCTCAAAACACATTAGTATAAATAATTAAACGAAAGAAGtggaaaatatatattttccatATACATTTTGAGTAGTGTTTTCTGAGAGACAAATGGCCCCAAATATTCTTTGCAATCGGTTGGGAGCTTTACTTTTCCTTCTAGCAATTCATGCCTTCGCAGTTCAGTCAGTTCAAAATGAAGAGGGGAAGACAATAGGGCTCGATGAGCTTCGAAGCTACCTGAGGACCTTCGGATACCTAAATGACAGCAGTTCGAAAAGCTCCAGCAGTTTGGAATTTGATGAGGTTTTGGAAACTGCACTGAAAAGTTTccaaaaaatatatcatttgaATGTCACAGGTTGATTCCAGTACGGTTCACCTAATATGCACTCCAAGGTGTGGTATGCCTGATAATTTTGTCAACCTAAATGCAACAGAACAACGTACACATGGTGTTCATATGTGTTAGGGAGTTATAATAGTTAATGACACTAATTATTGAACATTGGCCAACTGTCCGTTATATTGTAACTCCATATTTATTTGTACATCTATGGCCTTTAAGATGTAACCATAGAGTATAGTATGGGTTCTTATTATACCTATTATACCTTCTTCAATGGAAACTTGAGATGGCCACCCACAAAGCGCCATCTTACCTATAATTTCAACGCCGGAGCAAAAAATCCTGTTGGTCCATATGCATTATCGATGGCATGTTGACAAGCATTTGATCTATGGGCGAAAGTTACCAAATTTACATTTCATGAGGTAGGGCCAAGTTCACCAGCTGACATTTTGATTAGCTTTCAACGCCGGGACCATGGAGATGGGATCCCATTTGACGGTCCCGGTAAGGTTTTGGCGCATCCTTTTGCTCCCACGGATGGAAGGCTGCACTTGGATGCAGATGAGAATTGGAGCTTCAGGCCTCCAAGTAAGAACCAGTATGACCTGGTGTGGGTGGCTACGCACGAATTAGGGCATGTTCTTGGACTTATGCATAGTACATTTTCTGATGCCATTATGTATGCCTATGTTGGTGCTGGGAGGACTAGAAGGGCGTTGCACAGTGATGATATTGCAGGGATAAAAGCTTTGTACCACCTGCAACCATAGAGGAAACATGCTTAAATTGGATTCTACATGACAATGATatatgtggagcaaaaaataatcacaaggcgacatgtggatttttgggtaaaaggggacaaaaatacccttgaggcataccgggattcttACACGCAAGCAGCGGACAATCATccgtcaatcaagtcaaaagtgtccaaaataggtaaccaattcaaagatattctcatccatcctcatcttaggtaattaTTTTATAACCTACATAACATTACATATAAGTGgaggttaattggctaattaatggattaattcctaattaatccattaatcaccaattaaaaCACCTTAGGTGCTAAATGTGGTCATAGGCGGAGTGGTACCACCACTACGAGGTTCCACCATAGcccaagtcgtgccatccaagcttgcacgagcccgagcccaagcctcgcatccGCATGCATCACGCATTAAGtagcctgctcctgccgagcagcccattcccgtggcccagcctactcctgCCAGCAGCCTACTCTTGTGGCCCAGCCTATTCCCGTGGCTTTCTAAGCAGCCCAAATTgatccaagattagttcaaccatCCCGGTTTCAAATTTCTGGACCGATAATCGAACCAGGagcattttcaccatatttttcttcggatttgacattttccaactcaaatctcgcgcccggagtctaccacacttccactgctcaagaatatgcattcattctgagctattccaatccaaatggtgaacaacatttgtctcgacaagtcatagagtgaCAAGCGCttttgcacaacagacaacattggtgaatcaacttttgcaatgcaccgggatccaacgtgccccggacgaggtatcccgaagtaagACAAGAGtagacgaacctttccagcaaTGTCCTGGCAAGTAGCCACTTGACAAGCCACATGCCTAGTGTTCGAgcagtgtacactcccgattgggcccccgagatagcgtatactcccgtcttagcgcaaGGAGGAGCATGCATTCTCGattaggcccacggatgagcatacattcacggttggggtcacactccaatagtcaacatgagcaaccttccaggcaaagtgttcattcgcagCTAAGCTTGCAagaagcatcatccacctcacatcagagtaggtaGCACGACGGACAGAGAGaagtagtcactcaatccagctcaagttcaaccagcagcctgcgaagaactcgctcgcctgctaggaatgcACCACATACACTGCATCcacggcatagacgagccagaCACATgaaagagcagcctagaccagcaagtcatggctgagGGCAGCCGAAAGCTCCGCtacccccaacaaaggcaaaatcaggaagaagtagagagactcttgaccaagcgattgcacgatttccaatgcaacgaggtcaccgacgaggcactacgacggaacatgaccaacatgagcaggtcacccttcacggatgaAATCGAGCAGGCAAAGCCTCCACGCAAGTTCAGCATGCcatatttcacatctttcaaaggggatgaagacccgaagagacacttaaagcactaccaaagcacaatgatcctttatcgaaacagcgatgatctcatgtgcaagatatttgccaccactctacaaggcgaggcgcaagattggttctacaccctactgccacaatccatccagaatttctacgaactttctttggttttcaccaaagaatattcatcctatcgctcgataaaaaagaagtccgaccatttgtttgacgtcaagaagaacctaaAGGAGTCACTTCGTGACTATGTGAGGAGATTCAATGCAGAGAAGGCAAGGATAGTCGGACACAACGACTCGATACCTAGAATAGCCTTCCAAAAGgccttccagcagaccacctgCTATTTGGAATAttaatcatgaaagaagatctaactctggcagactcttttgctttggcagagaagcatgcactctgGGAcaaggctcgccaatgcacattcaatgACTTGAAAAAGTACC is a genomic window of Malus domestica chromosome 09, GDT2T_hap1 containing:
- the LOC139188110 gene encoding metalloendoproteinase 1-like; its protein translation is MAPNILCNRLGALLFLLAIHAFAVQSVQNEEGKTIGLDELRSYLRTFGYLNDSSSKSSSSLEFDEVLETALKSFQKIYHLNVTAFDLWAKVTKFTFHEVGPSSPADILISFQRRDHGDGIPFDGPGKVLAHPFAPTDGRLHLDADENWSFRPPSKNQYDLVWVATHELGHVLGLMHSTFSDAIMYAYVGAGRTRRALHSDDIAGIKALYHLQP